Proteins encoded within one genomic window of Cryptosporangium minutisporangium:
- a CDS encoding DUF1737 domain-containing protein: MDHSAERLRYILLTAPDGDELATRVSEVLDEGYELYGSPAITIDTNQQLIVAQAVVLPPYAAGRYRRPGA, from the coding sequence ATGGACCACAGTGCGGAGCGCCTCCGCTACATTCTGCTCACGGCGCCGGACGGTGATGAGCTGGCGACGCGCGTGAGTGAGGTACTCGACGAGGGTTACGAGCTCTACGGGTCACCGGCGATCACGATCGACACCAACCAGCAGCTGATCGTGGCGCAGGCCGTAGTGCTGCCGCCGTACGCGGCGGGCCGCTACCGACGTCCGGGCGCCTGA
- a CDS encoding NUDIX hydrolase produces the protein MEQLDTRIAYQNPWLSVREDTVRLPDGSTGIYGVIDKRDFALVVPWDNGGFHLVEQYRYPVRARCWEFPQGGWPPGATPGTGLELARAELAEETGFRASTWTLLGNLQAAPGVMSQYFDVYLATDLIPGETSREASEQDMRQTWVSAEDFEKMIRSGEVRDAHSIAAWGLFRLLR, from the coding sequence ATGGAGCAGCTCGACACCCGGATCGCGTACCAAAATCCGTGGCTGAGCGTCCGCGAGGACACCGTCCGGTTGCCGGACGGCTCGACCGGCATCTACGGCGTCATCGACAAACGCGACTTCGCGCTCGTCGTCCCCTGGGACAACGGAGGCTTCCACCTCGTCGAGCAGTACCGCTACCCGGTGCGCGCCCGCTGCTGGGAGTTCCCCCAGGGCGGCTGGCCCCCCGGCGCGACCCCCGGTACCGGGCTCGAGCTGGCCCGCGCCGAGCTGGCCGAGGAGACCGGCTTCCGGGCCTCCACATGGACGCTGTTGGGCAACCTCCAGGCCGCGCCGGGCGTCATGAGCCAGTACTTCGACGTCTACCTCGCGACGGATCTGATTCCGGGTGAAACGTCCCGCGAAGCGTCCGAGCAGGACATGCGACAGACCTGGGTGTCGGCGGAGGACTTCGAAAAAATGATCCGGTCCGGTGAGGTGCGCGACGCGCACTCGATCGCCGCTTGGGGACTGTTCCGCCTACTGCGATGA
- a CDS encoding regulatory iron-sulfur-containing complex subunit RicT, with translation MGMLCAVSFTRYGRLYYCDPGPYSPKVGDRVLVPTDDGVEVAECVWAPQWVSDETSGFPVLAGLASDSDLERDKVLRRKKAQGKVAAKRLIRAHDLPMKVVAVDHALEANRTTIYFTAPHRVDFRALVRDLGATLSARVELRQLNPRDAAKAQGGIGPCGRDLCCSTFLTDFEPVTIRMAKDQDLPLNPMRISGACGRLMCCLKYEHPLYQAFDASAPAVGERVETSSGRGRVVGRSVPSDSVTVRLDADGSRCVCSRASVCGSRQAYESSPASEGPVGG, from the coding sequence ATGGGCATGCTGTGCGCGGTGAGCTTCACCCGGTACGGCCGGCTCTACTACTGCGATCCGGGCCCGTACTCACCGAAGGTCGGCGACCGCGTTCTGGTGCCGACCGACGACGGCGTCGAGGTCGCCGAGTGCGTCTGGGCGCCGCAGTGGGTCTCGGACGAGACGTCCGGGTTCCCGGTGCTGGCCGGCCTGGCCTCCGACAGCGACCTGGAACGGGACAAGGTACTCCGGCGCAAGAAGGCGCAGGGCAAGGTCGCGGCGAAGCGGTTGATCCGGGCCCACGATCTCCCGATGAAAGTCGTCGCGGTCGACCACGCGCTGGAGGCCAACCGCACCACGATCTACTTCACCGCGCCCCATCGGGTCGACTTCCGGGCGCTCGTCCGCGACCTGGGCGCGACCCTCTCCGCCCGCGTCGAACTGCGTCAGCTCAATCCCCGCGACGCGGCGAAGGCGCAGGGCGGCATCGGTCCGTGCGGCCGTGACCTCTGCTGTTCGACCTTCCTCACCGACTTCGAGCCGGTGACCATCCGAATGGCGAAGGACCAGGACCTACCGCTCAACCCGATGCGCATCTCCGGCGCCTGCGGCCGGCTGATGTGCTGCCTGAAGTACGAGCACCCGCTCTACCAGGCATTCGACGCGTCCGCGCCGGCCGTGGGGGAGCGGGTCGAAACGTCGTCCGGGCGCGGACGGGTCGTGGGCCGGTCGGTGCCGTCGGACTCGGTGACCGTACGGCTCGACGCGGACGGCAGCCGCTGCGTGTGCAGCCGGGCGAGCGTGTGCGGGTCGCGGCAGGCGTACGAATCGTCGCCGGCGTCCGAAGGACCGGTCGGCGGCTGA
- a CDS encoding LPXTG cell wall anchor domain-containing protein, with protein MSTDFTPVAHVEQVSYQARASATVLRLATSDAGPHGTALSGLRLGTSTARVDTDEEPRSSASAVQVTGPPGVPPAAVSRSAGEHDEESGTMTRTSSGADLEMLTLGGGRLTANAQWVEHAEPAVLSSALARPGELVLHPEDSPLMQVWRGSQTRTQTQLVAVPGQPTLGMRSTARAELTAITLFRGAPTELTVRFLTAPSLVAVAAGTDRTDVRYRPPVVAVTATHGRSYRLDSVGETIEVPLAGPGCCDGGGLLRISLGAVRERTGHTSVDATASAVRLQVLGADGAGRLLDATVGDLDVSARVPMGGLDGPCRACADDPPVDAGSAGGRGAEPAAPSTNVASPPVEPTERVEPSPVPSSEEPSADPTLPLTGTSLSLLAAIGLALIGIGWIVMRAARRSGR; from the coding sequence ATGAGTACTGATTTCACCCCCGTGGCCCACGTCGAGCAGGTGTCTTATCAGGCGCGCGCGTCCGCGACCGTGCTGCGGTTGGCCACTTCGGACGCCGGGCCGCACGGCACCGCACTGAGCGGCCTCCGGCTGGGCACCTCGACCGCCCGCGTCGATACCGACGAGGAGCCGCGGTCTTCCGCATCGGCGGTCCAGGTGACCGGACCGCCGGGGGTGCCGCCCGCGGCGGTCAGTAGGAGCGCGGGCGAGCACGACGAAGAGTCGGGCACGATGACCCGGACCAGCTCCGGCGCCGACCTGGAGATGCTGACGCTCGGCGGCGGGCGGCTGACCGCCAACGCGCAGTGGGTGGAGCACGCGGAACCGGCGGTGTTGAGCTCGGCGCTCGCGCGCCCCGGGGAGCTGGTGCTACACCCCGAGGACTCGCCGTTGATGCAGGTCTGGCGGGGCAGCCAGACCCGGACGCAGACTCAGCTCGTGGCCGTTCCCGGGCAGCCGACGCTCGGTATGCGGTCCACGGCCCGCGCCGAGCTCACCGCGATCACCCTGTTTCGGGGAGCTCCCACTGAGCTCACGGTCCGATTCCTCACCGCGCCGTCGCTGGTCGCGGTCGCGGCGGGAACTGACCGCACGGACGTCCGCTACCGCCCGCCGGTCGTCGCGGTGACGGCCACGCACGGCCGGAGCTACCGGCTGGACTCGGTCGGCGAGACCATCGAGGTGCCGTTGGCGGGTCCCGGGTGCTGCGACGGTGGCGGTTTGCTGCGGATCAGCCTCGGTGCGGTACGCGAGCGCACCGGTCACACGAGCGTGGACGCCACGGCATCCGCGGTGCGGCTGCAGGTCCTCGGGGCCGATGGCGCCGGACGTCTGCTGGACGCCACGGTCGGGGACCTGGACGTGTCGGCGCGGGTGCCGATGGGTGGGCTCGACGGACCGTGCCGGGCGTGCGCCGACGACCCGCCGGTGGACGCCGGATCGGCGGGTGGGCGGGGCGCCGAACCGGCCGCGCCCAGCACCAACGTGGCGTCCCCGCCGGTGGAGCCGACGGAGCGGGTGGAGCCGAGCCCGGTTCCGTCGTCGGAGGAGCCGAGCGCCGATCCGACGCTGCCGCTGACCGGGACGAGTTTGTCGCTACTGGCGGCGATCGGTCTGGCGCTGATCGGTATCGGGTGGATCGTGATGCGGGCCGCCCGCCGCTCCGGCCGCTGA
- a CDS encoding DNA polymerase III subunit delta', producing the protein MTAVALVPGVFADVVGQDDAVTVLARASAAAGRIVAGEPVPPGEMTHAWLFTGPPGSGRSVAARAFAAALQCPRGGCGECNECHTTLGGTHADVRIVAPEGLSIGVSDMRALVLRAASSPSGGRWQVVLVEDADRLTEAASNALLKAVEEPTDRTVFLLCAPSAHPDDVSVTIRSRCRVVPLRTPSASAVADVLARRDGVDETTARWAAAVAQGHVGRARRLARDADAQARRRAVLAVPRSLSNISACYDAAEALIAASEAEAAAATEGQAAAEKANLERALGAGGTGKGATAATRGTAGQIKELERKQKSRATRAQRDALDRALVDLAAFYRDVLMVRLGAAVPLVHVDIEDVVRAAAARWEPESVLRRIEAVLRCRTALEENVKPRIAVEALMVTLFEG; encoded by the coding sequence ATGACCGCCGTTGCACTCGTTCCCGGCGTCTTCGCGGACGTCGTCGGGCAGGACGACGCGGTCACGGTGCTCGCCCGAGCGTCGGCCGCTGCCGGTCGCATCGTCGCCGGTGAGCCGGTGCCGCCCGGCGAGATGACCCACGCCTGGCTGTTCACCGGCCCGCCGGGCTCCGGCCGTTCGGTGGCGGCGCGGGCGTTCGCCGCGGCGCTGCAGTGTCCACGCGGTGGGTGCGGTGAGTGCAACGAGTGCCACACCACACTCGGCGGCACCCACGCCGACGTGCGGATCGTCGCCCCCGAAGGCCTGTCGATCGGGGTCAGCGACATGCGGGCGCTGGTGCTCCGGGCCGCGTCGTCGCCGTCCGGAGGCCGGTGGCAGGTCGTCCTGGTTGAAGACGCCGACCGACTGACCGAGGCAGCGTCGAACGCCCTGCTGAAGGCCGTCGAGGAGCCCACCGATCGCACGGTGTTCCTGCTCTGCGCGCCCTCCGCCCACCCGGACGACGTCTCGGTGACGATCCGGTCGCGTTGCCGAGTGGTTCCGCTGCGGACACCGTCGGCTTCCGCGGTGGCGGACGTGCTGGCTCGGCGGGACGGCGTCGACGAGACCACCGCCCGCTGGGCGGCCGCCGTCGCGCAGGGTCACGTCGGCCGCGCCCGTCGGCTGGCCCGCGATGCCGACGCCCAGGCCCGGCGTCGTGCCGTGCTCGCCGTGCCCCGTTCGCTCAGCAACATCTCGGCTTGCTACGACGCCGCCGAGGCGCTGATCGCCGCGTCCGAAGCCGAGGCAGCGGCCGCGACCGAGGGTCAGGCGGCCGCGGAGAAGGCGAACCTGGAGCGCGCGCTCGGTGCTGGCGGCACCGGCAAGGGGGCGACCGCCGCTACCCGGGGCACCGCGGGCCAGATCAAGGAGCTGGAGCGGAAACAGAAGTCGCGTGCGACGCGGGCTCAGCGGGACGCGCTGGACCGCGCGCTGGTCGACCTCGCGGCGTTCTACCGGGACGTCCTGATGGTGCGGCTGGGTGCGGCGGTACCGCTGGTGCACGTCGACATCGAGGACGTCGTGCGGGCGGCGGCGGCACGCTGGGAGCCGGAGTCGGTCCTGCGCCGGATCGAGGCGGTGCTGCGGTGCCGGACGGCGCTGGAGGAGAACGTGAAGCCGAGGATCGCGGTCGAGGCCCTGATGGTGACGCTCTTCGAGGGCTAG
- the tmk gene encoding dTMP kinase, producing the protein MWLTFGLSSLGDWLGLLATSLFAAGQVTGSTAKGLAFGGVVVARLLPTIVLGPLAGAFVDRFDRRWTMVACDLIRFVLFASIPLVALVGSVPVAVVWALVATFAIEVVGMFWNPAKEASVPNLVPREQLEAANQLSLIATYGVTPLLAVVIGAGLNRLLLSLVRDDPTRLAIDPNDAALYLNALTFLVAAAVVSTIKEISTGEGRLRRSGPAGVPEPSLPTALLDGWKYAGRTPLVRGLVLGILGAFAAGGVVVGVGQFFARGLGGGDATFYLLFGALFVGLAGGMGLGPSLVRGLSRRRWFCASIGLSGFAVAALPFSVHLVMAIPLTMLAGAGAGMAYLAGTTLLGLEVPDAMRGRVFAFVQGCVRVVLLLSIALSSLLVGVGGGRKIPLGAFDLDLSAARILLLLSGVLAMVASVFSFRAMDDKPGVPLLRDLAATLRGHSLPVPGDRSGDGLFIVFEGGEGAGKSTQARALTDWLTSRGFEVVATREPGATPLGRQIRSLILDHSDDAPSSRSEALLYAADRAHHVATVIRPALARGAIVVCDRYVDSSLAYQGAGRDLASEDIEWLSRWATAELVPDLVILLDVDPTIGLTRVGDRGAVDRLEAESADFHERVRRAFLDRAATDPRRYLVLDAGSSTGMLADRIKVRVAPLLKVSPGVSEEPDPGGCGPAAPGAFVAPPASAAPGASAAPGASAADEAAVPAGPADADDDTPAAARPSQATAAPGPAGAAASDPRPGAGAADSRTGSGASDPGVSMEAR; encoded by the coding sequence TTGTGGCTGACGTTCGGCCTCTCCAGCCTGGGTGACTGGCTCGGACTGCTCGCGACCAGCCTGTTCGCGGCCGGTCAGGTGACCGGGTCGACGGCCAAAGGGCTGGCGTTCGGCGGGGTCGTGGTCGCCCGGTTACTGCCGACGATCGTGCTCGGCCCGCTGGCCGGAGCGTTCGTCGACCGGTTCGACCGGCGCTGGACGATGGTGGCCTGTGATCTGATCCGGTTCGTGCTGTTCGCGTCGATCCCGCTGGTGGCGCTCGTCGGCTCGGTCCCGGTGGCGGTCGTCTGGGCACTGGTCGCGACGTTCGCGATCGAGGTCGTCGGGATGTTCTGGAACCCGGCCAAGGAGGCCTCGGTTCCCAACCTGGTTCCGCGCGAGCAACTCGAGGCGGCCAACCAGCTCAGCCTGATCGCCACCTACGGTGTTACGCCGTTGCTCGCAGTGGTGATCGGTGCGGGCCTCAACCGGCTGTTGCTCTCGCTGGTGCGGGACGACCCGACGCGGCTGGCGATCGACCCGAACGACGCCGCGCTCTACCTCAACGCGCTGACGTTCCTGGTCGCCGCCGCCGTCGTCTCGACGATCAAGGAGATCAGTACCGGCGAGGGGCGGCTGCGCCGCTCCGGTCCGGCCGGCGTGCCGGAGCCCAGCCTGCCGACCGCGCTGCTCGACGGCTGGAAATACGCAGGTCGGACGCCGCTCGTCCGCGGCCTGGTGCTCGGCATCCTGGGTGCGTTCGCCGCCGGTGGAGTGGTCGTCGGCGTCGGGCAGTTCTTCGCGCGCGGCCTCGGCGGTGGCGACGCCACGTTCTACCTGCTCTTCGGCGCGCTGTTCGTCGGTCTGGCGGGCGGGATGGGGCTCGGTCCGTCGCTGGTGCGCGGTTTGTCGCGGCGGCGCTGGTTCTGCGCGAGCATCGGGCTGTCCGGGTTCGCCGTCGCCGCGCTGCCGTTCTCGGTGCACCTGGTGATGGCGATCCCGCTCACGATGCTGGCGGGGGCCGGCGCGGGCATGGCCTACCTGGCCGGTACGACGCTGCTCGGCCTGGAAGTTCCGGACGCCATGCGCGGGCGGGTGTTCGCGTTCGTCCAGGGGTGCGTCCGAGTCGTCCTGCTGCTGTCGATCGCGCTCTCGTCGCTGCTGGTGGGGGTGGGTGGCGGGCGGAAGATCCCGCTCGGTGCGTTCGACCTCGACCTGTCCGCCGCGCGGATCCTCCTCCTGTTGAGTGGCGTACTGGCGATGGTCGCGAGTGTGTTCTCATTCCGGGCAATGGATGACAAACCTGGTGTTCCGCTCCTTCGAGATCTGGCTGCCACGCTGCGTGGGCACTCGCTGCCGGTGCCGGGCGACCGCTCCGGCGACGGCCTGTTCATCGTCTTCGAGGGTGGTGAGGGAGCAGGCAAGTCGACCCAGGCCCGGGCTCTGACGGACTGGCTCACTTCGCGCGGCTTCGAGGTCGTCGCCACCCGCGAGCCCGGCGCGACGCCGCTGGGCCGCCAGATCCGGTCGCTGATCCTCGACCACTCCGACGACGCGCCGTCGTCCCGGTCGGAGGCGCTGCTCTACGCCGCCGACCGTGCGCACCACGTCGCCACCGTGATCCGTCCGGCGCTGGCTCGGGGCGCGATCGTCGTCTGCGATCGGTACGTCGACTCGTCGCTGGCCTACCAGGGGGCCGGGCGCGACCTGGCGTCCGAGGACATCGAGTGGCTCTCTCGCTGGGCGACCGCTGAGCTCGTTCCCGACCTGGTGATCCTGCTCGACGTCGACCCGACGATCGGGCTGACCCGGGTGGGGGATCGGGGTGCGGTCGACCGCCTCGAGGCGGAGTCGGCGGACTTCCACGAGCGGGTGCGGCGGGCGTTCCTGGATCGTGCGGCGACGGATCCGCGGCGGTACCTGGTGCTCGACGCGGGGAGCTCGACGGGGATGCTCGCCGATCGGATCAAGGTGCGGGTGGCGCCGTTGTTGAAGGTCTCGCCCGGGGTCTCGGAGGAGCCGGATCCCGGCGGTTGCGGCCCGGCCGCGCCCGGTGCGTTCGTCGCTCCGCCTGCCTCCGCCGCTCCCGGGGCGTCCGCCGCTCCCGGGGCGTCCGCCGCGGACGAGGCGGCCGTACCGGCGGGGCCGGCCGACGCGGACGACGACACCCCGGCCGCCGCCCGACCGAGCCAAGCCACCGCCGCCCCTGGTCCCGCCGGCGCTGCGGCGTCCGATCCGCGCCCCGGCGCCGGGGCGGCTGACTCGCGCACCGGCTCCGGTGCATCCGACCCCGGCGTTTCGATGGAGGCGCGATGA
- the nrfD gene encoding NrfD/PsrC family molybdoenzyme membrane anchor subunit, with the protein MAGPGRDGGTPTVPTYYVHRPIRVAPARQAPDIPAYLYFGGIAGASAGLAALAELAGDRRLATAGRYTAAGCAAAAVAALIRDHRRPERFLSGLRAPDPSFPLSLGTWLMLPFAGLATITAGAELGHALRIHARLRPAQAPTGRVVGIHGYKNGIRGPLRLAGRHLGGASLRARSAGHGLAGWRLVATVTGAAAGVLGPAVCTYTAVTLVDTEVPAWHEAYRELPFLFAGSSISGAAGVGLFATLATDPAPARRLALAGAAMELAAAARLRAAPGSFGVPFRSGPAGRLMSGAAALTALGAVAVLVGHERFGRAGRWAAAGGGAALLVSGALNRLGVYFAGRQSAEATRPG; encoded by the coding sequence ATGGCGGGACCCGGACGGGACGGCGGGACACCGACGGTGCCCACCTATTACGTCCACCGCCCGATCCGGGTGGCACCGGCCAGGCAGGCGCCGGACATCCCCGCCTACCTCTACTTCGGCGGCATCGCCGGAGCGTCCGCCGGCCTGGCGGCGCTCGCGGAACTCGCCGGCGACCGGCGGCTGGCCACCGCGGGCCGGTACACGGCGGCCGGCTGCGCCGCCGCGGCGGTCGCAGCCCTGATCCGCGACCATCGACGTCCGGAACGCTTCCTCAGCGGGCTCCGCGCACCGGATCCGAGCTTCCCGCTCAGCCTGGGGACGTGGTTGATGTTGCCGTTCGCCGGCCTGGCGACGATCACCGCCGGCGCCGAACTAGGCCATGCCCTGCGGATCCATGCTCGGCTGCGGCCCGCGCAGGCGCCGACCGGCCGCGTTGTCGGGATCCACGGATACAAAAACGGTATCCGCGGACCCCTCCGCCTTGCCGGCCGACACCTGGGTGGGGCCTCGCTGCGAGCGAGATCCGCAGGACACGGCCTAGCCGGGTGGCGCCTGGTGGCGACGGTGACCGGGGCGGCCGCCGGGGTCCTGGGGCCAGCCGTGTGCACGTACACCGCGGTCACGCTCGTCGACACCGAGGTGCCCGCCTGGCACGAGGCGTACCGGGAACTTCCGTTCCTGTTCGCCGGCAGCAGCATCAGCGGCGCGGCCGGCGTCGGCCTGTTCGCGACCCTGGCCACCGACCCTGCTCCGGCCCGACGCCTGGCGCTGGCCGGCGCGGCGATGGAGCTGGCCGCCGCGGCCCGTCTCCGGGCCGCACCGGGCTCGTTCGGCGTCCCGTTCCGCAGCGGGCCGGCCGGGCGGCTGATGAGCGGCGCTGCGGCGCTGACCGCGCTCGGCGCCGTGGCCGTGCTGGTCGGACACGAACGGTTCGGCCGCGCCGGACGCTGGGCCGCGGCCGGTGGGGGCGCGGCGCTGCTGGTCTCCGGCGCGTTGAACCGACTCGGCGTGTACTTCGCCGGACGGCAGTCGGCCGAGGCCACCCGGCCGGGCTGA
- a CDS encoding fused MFS/spermidine synthase — protein MAAVSGSKKRGRRTNSVEPSPGTYQLEGVTAEIVRDLDAEAGWMLLLDGVPNSYLNLDDPTHLEFEYQQWMARAVDLHRRDDERPLSVVHVGGGACAFPRYVAAARPGARQLVVEYNPELIALVRTVFGIRTGPGLRIRAGDGRDVLAGQHSASADVVVRDAFVGPVVPPHLTTTEFLTDVARVLRPDGLYLANVTDGPPLELARAEVATARATFEHVALVSESPVLKGRRYGNLTLMASPAPLPTTDLAGLLARSVAPTRVLEGAELERFAAGAVVTTDDAPLVPPAPPPHLIR, from the coding sequence GTGGCAGCAGTCAGCGGATCGAAGAAGCGCGGCAGACGGACCAACTCGGTCGAACCGTCTCCCGGCACGTACCAGTTGGAGGGCGTCACCGCGGAGATCGTCCGCGACCTCGACGCCGAGGCCGGTTGGATGCTGCTGTTGGACGGCGTCCCGAACTCGTACCTGAACCTGGACGACCCCACTCACCTGGAGTTCGAGTACCAGCAGTGGATGGCTCGCGCGGTGGACCTGCACCGACGCGACGACGAGCGTCCGCTCAGCGTCGTGCACGTCGGCGGCGGCGCGTGTGCGTTCCCCCGCTACGTCGCGGCTGCCCGGCCCGGGGCGCGACAGCTGGTGGTCGAGTACAACCCCGAGCTGATCGCGCTGGTCCGGACCGTGTTCGGCATCCGGACCGGCCCGGGCCTGCGCATCCGTGCCGGTGACGGGCGCGACGTCCTGGCCGGCCAGCACAGCGCCTCGGCGGACGTCGTGGTGCGCGACGCGTTCGTCGGCCCGGTCGTCCCGCCGCACCTGACCACCACCGAGTTCCTCACCGACGTCGCCCGGGTGCTGCGTCCGGACGGGCTGTACCTGGCGAACGTCACCGACGGGCCGCCACTGGAGCTCGCCCGCGCCGAGGTGGCCACCGCGCGGGCCACGTTCGAGCACGTCGCGCTGGTCTCCGAGTCACCGGTCCTGAAGGGACGCCGGTACGGCAACCTGACGCTGATGGCGTCACCCGCACCACTGCCGACGACGGACCTGGCGGGGCTGCTGGCTCGGTCGGTGGCGCCGACCCGGGTGCTGGAGGGCGCCGAGTTGGAGCGGTTCGCCGCTGGTGCGGTGGTCACGACCGACGACGCTCCGCTGGTACCCCCGGCTCCACCACCGCATCTCATCCGGTAA
- a CDS encoding alpha/beta hydrolase, with product MSRRTVLGGGVAGLGLLAVSGVSLVGAGVLPGEFQLRRALGACDVYAPEPRSAAGDVVRGEFRSAHRRATVRYRIAYPPGARDDEPLPVCLVLHGHGGDEDVLGDELSLPRYLADVVRAGVPPFVLAAADGGPRFWHPRADGDDPLGMLVDEFLPLLAGRGLQTGAGQRIGLLGYSMGGYGALLFAELHAPRVAACAVAGPAIWRDYTAARKSMAQAFDSAADWSRYDVLANGAALTGMPVRVDYGTDDSFTSNMSALKAALPDEAQVRVSPGCHDATFWRSVAPGALTFIGQGFAQVPMIS from the coding sequence GTGAGTAGACGCACGGTACTGGGCGGTGGAGTCGCCGGACTCGGGTTGCTCGCCGTCAGCGGAGTGAGCCTGGTCGGCGCCGGTGTGCTGCCGGGCGAGTTCCAGCTCCGCCGGGCGCTCGGCGCCTGCGACGTCTACGCCCCGGAGCCGCGGTCGGCGGCCGGGGACGTGGTGCGGGGGGAGTTCCGGTCCGCGCACCGCCGGGCGACGGTGCGCTACCGCATCGCCTACCCGCCGGGCGCCCGCGACGACGAGCCGCTGCCGGTCTGCCTGGTACTGCACGGCCACGGCGGCGACGAGGACGTACTGGGGGACGAGCTGTCCCTACCGCGCTACCTCGCCGACGTCGTCAGGGCAGGCGTTCCGCCGTTCGTGCTGGCGGCCGCCGACGGTGGCCCCCGGTTCTGGCATCCGCGCGCCGACGGTGACGATCCGCTCGGCATGCTCGTCGACGAGTTCCTGCCGCTACTGGCCGGCCGTGGGCTCCAAACCGGTGCCGGACAGCGGATCGGGCTGCTCGGCTACTCGATGGGCGGGTACGGCGCGTTGCTCTTCGCCGAGCTCCACGCGCCGCGAGTGGCGGCCTGCGCGGTCGCCGGGCCGGCGATCTGGCGCGACTACACGGCGGCGCGGAAGTCGATGGCGCAGGCCTTCGACTCGGCCGCGGACTGGAGCCGCTACGACGTCCTCGCGAACGGCGCGGCGCTGACCGGGATGCCGGTGCGCGTCGACTACGGCACCGACGACTCCTTCACGTCGAACATGTCGGCGTTGAAAGCGGCCCTGCCGGACGAGGCCCAGGTGCGGGTGTCGCCGGGCTGCCACGACGCGACGTTCTGGCGTTCGGTGGCGCCCGGCGCGCTGACGTTCATCGGCCAGGGGTTCGCGCAGGTACCGATGATCTCGTGA
- a CDS encoding ADP-ribosylglycohydrolase family protein yields MDDRVAGTLVAAACADALGVAYEPSQRGPADGQPQMLGGGYGDYAAGEYSDDTQMAVVIAEVAAEGLDLRTDEALDRIAAGFVVKWFGGGATDVGAQTRSLLGQAAATPFREAGGAALLRAIGAGMHARSGRTAGNGSLMRTAPVALAYPGDPDAIVEAARAVSALTHHDPVAGDACALWCLAIDHAIRTGELDVRVGLDRVDSAEDWDARIATAEAEPPSAFAPASGWVVAAFQAAWSAIVRVRRIEDQAERLRSGIVGAVNGGGDTDTVAAIAGALLGAACGESAVPAEWRTIVHGWPGLDADGLARLALACRRVG; encoded by the coding sequence GTGGACGATCGAGTAGCCGGCACGCTGGTGGCGGCGGCCTGCGCCGATGCGCTGGGAGTGGCGTACGAGCCGTCGCAGCGCGGCCCCGCGGATGGCCAGCCGCAGATGCTCGGTGGTGGGTACGGCGACTACGCCGCAGGTGAGTACAGCGACGACACCCAGATGGCGGTGGTGATCGCGGAGGTGGCCGCCGAAGGGTTGGACCTGCGGACCGACGAGGCTCTCGACCGGATCGCCGCCGGCTTCGTCGTCAAGTGGTTCGGCGGCGGGGCGACCGACGTGGGCGCGCAGACCCGTTCACTGCTCGGCCAGGCTGCCGCCACGCCGTTCCGGGAGGCTGGTGGTGCCGCGTTGCTGCGCGCGATCGGCGCGGGCATGCACGCACGGTCCGGGCGCACTGCGGGCAACGGTTCGCTGATGCGGACGGCGCCGGTCGCGTTGGCCTATCCGGGTGATCCGGACGCCATCGTCGAGGCGGCGCGGGCGGTGAGTGCGCTGACCCATCACGACCCGGTCGCCGGTGACGCCTGCGCGCTCTGGTGCCTGGCGATCGACCATGCGATCCGTACCGGCGAGCTCGACGTCCGGGTGGGGCTCGACCGCGTCGACTCGGCCGAGGATTGGGATGCCCGGATCGCGACGGCCGAGGCGGAGCCGCCGTCGGCGTTCGCGCCCGCCTCCGGCTGGGTGGTTGCCGCGTTCCAGGCGGCCTGGTCGGCGATCGTCCGGGTGCGGCGGATCGAGGACCAGGCCGAGCGGCTCCGCTCGGGAATCGTGGGTGCGGTGAACGGGGGCGGCGACACCGACACGGTCGCCGCGATCGCCGGCGCGCTGCTGGGCGCGGCGTGCGGGGAGAGTGCGGTTCCCGCCGAGTGGCGCACGATCGTCCACGGCTGGCCCGGCTTGGACGCGGACGGGTTGGCGCGGTTGGCGCTCGCCTGCCGTCGCGTGGGGTAA